The window GGTGACTGGGCGGAGCGTCTGGGACGCGTCCAACGCAACGCATTCTCCGGAAGTTACTACCTGACGGACCGTTCTGAAGTGCCGCCGAACTTCCACTTCGTGTTGCTCGAAGTTTACGACGACCTCGAACAGACTGCGGGGGTGGACTTGCGTCAACGGTATCTGTCGATTCCGAGACTCCGCGAAGAAGTATGCGAACGGCTCGGTTGTACCCGCGATAACTTCGACGACGCCTTGCTCGCGGTATGTCAGCAAAACGTAGGTAAACTCGAACTCTCGGGCGCCCCTCTGGACTCAGCAGCAAAGGACGCCGCTCTCGGCATCAAGCAGATGAAACGGTCCGATGAAGACGGGCTCGTGACGACATCCCAGTCCACACAGCAGGTAATGAACGGAGTGGAACTGTACGACAAACAATACTACTATCTCGCGGTGTACGACCGCGACATCACGTTCGATACGGAGGCTTCCTAGATGTCCAACGCATTCACGATTAGTGACGAACAGCAAGACTACTCACAATACGACCTAAACGCGAATCCGTTCCCGTACAGCCCGGTTCCGAACGAGAATCCCGAAATCTACTGCGGGCAGCAACACGTCTCCGACAAGATCAGTTCGACGGTATCATCGATGCTCGCCACTGGGAAGTCCAAGCACCTCGTGGTGACTGGGAAGTACGGAAACGGGAAGTCACACACGCTCAAATACACGCGCTCCTTGCTACGAGACCGGGAAGATGTCGTCGTCGGATACGTGGCGCAACCCGGCGATGGATTCCTCGACATCTACCACGAGTTCGTGTACGATCTTGGATTCAACCGGATTCAGGAGTTAGCCTACGAGTACCTCGCCTCGGTTACCCGCGACGTCACGGACACCAATCCGATGGGTGCAGAATCGATGGAGTCACTCATCGACGAAGGAGATGTCCTGTTATCCGATATCGTACCAGAAGCCATCCGAAGACTCAGCGACGTCACCAAGTTCGCCGACTTCGCCAGGGCGATCGTCCATATGGTCTACGAGGACACGAACCTCTACGCCTGGCAGTGGCTGACTGCGGAGGGGATCCGGTACGAACAGCGTAAGGAGATGGAGATTCACAGCGCCCTCGACGACGACACGATGGGGGTTCGAGCGTTCACTGCCTTCAAGAACATGCTGTTGGACCTCGGGTACACCGGCGTGTTCGTGTTCGTAGACGAGTTCGAGAGCATCGCACGACTCACCCCGAAGA is drawn from Salarchaeum sp. JOR-1 and contains these coding sequences:
- a CDS encoding BREX system ATP-binding domain-containing protein; this encodes MSNAFTISDEQQDYSQYDLNANPFPYSPVPNENPEIYCGQQHVSDKISSTVSSMLATGKSKHLVVTGKYGNGKSHTLKYTRSLLRDREDVVVGYVAQPGDGFLDIYHEFVYDLGFNRIQELAYEYLASVTRDVTDTNPMGAESMESLIDEGDVLLSDIVPEAIRRLSDVTKFADFARAIVHMVYEDTNLYAWQWLTAEGIRYEQRKEMEIHSALDDDTMGVRAFTAFKNMLLDLGYTGVFVFVDEFESIARLTPKNEQATLNSIRHLMDQNSSGLCILFGCAPEVWQDVMSEYHAFSERIGQEVSLRPLTSEHLYELVENYLDKERPSTVESRIRPFTEESLDLILQRSQGNVRQVLALCSRILDDAANENRQEITVDFVEEAI